A portion of the Magnolia sinica isolate HGM2019 chromosome 17, MsV1, whole genome shotgun sequence genome contains these proteins:
- the LOC131231427 gene encoding uncharacterized protein LOC131231427, whose translation MSLVSEEAKAKAEIYYGDEIGREKSRFLLQEVGLPRGLLPLHDIIECGYIEETGYVWLKQKKKTEHYFEKIGKNVSYATDITAYVEKLKIKKLTGVKVKELMIWLTLNEITVDDPPTGKLTCKTSTGLFRTFPTSAFEIEEDKK comes from the coding sequence ATGTCTCTAGTCTCAGAAGAAGCCAAGGCCAAAGCTGAAATCTATTATGGGGATGAGATTGGAAGAGAGAAATCAAGGTTCTTGCTTCAAGAGGTGGGCCTTCCAAGGGGCCTCCTGCCCTTACATGATATAATAGAGTGTGGTTATATTGAAGAAACTGGGTATGTTTGGctgaaacaaaagaagaaaacagagcattattttgaaaaaataggTAAGAATGTATCATATGCAACTGATATTACTGCTTACGTGGAGAAGCTTAAGATCAAGAAGCTTACTGGGGTTAAGGTTAAGGAGCTGATGATTTGGCTTACACTAAATGAGATTACTGTCGATGACCCGCCGACCGGGAAGCTGACGTGTAAGACGTCGACCGGGCTGTTCCGGACGTTCCCCACGTCGGCGTTCGAGATCGAAGAGGACAAGAAGTGA
- the LOC131231413 gene encoding F-box protein At5g49610 → MNPSEIPNGFFPDDVILQILARLPVKSLFRFKSVCKFWCRLPGEKFFIQLYNEISSKNSMVLVEIRKCSLSGVSNFVCVDRSSCYSEFSLGFLNDRVKVRASCNGLLCCTSVPNRSIYYVCNPMTRECRMLPRSRERPVSRYHPDNEATLVGLAADQSARKFNVVLAGFYRPFGRRPLDCLICQVFDSETNAWKRFASSCHDEFTHMNRNQAVFACGSIHWLTYACLYVLVLDLGNEVWRKIRLPDEIANGPSTRVYLLELEGKVSVIQISGVWMSIWVLVDYEREEWAIVDRVSLRCIKASIRSAFPISQTRDFVFLATQNQILVYGRKNKVWKVVYSVMGTVAYPLWFSAYAFRSTLLSCHGSLENP, encoded by the coding sequence ATGAATCCATCCGAGATTCCAAATGGGTTTTTCCCAGATGATGTGATTCTTCAGATTCTCGCGAGATTGCCTGTGAAATCCCTCTTCCGATTCAAATCCGTCTGCAAGTTCTGGTGCAGATTGCCCGGTGAGAAGTTCTTCATTCAGCTCTACAATGAAATCTCATCGAAAAATTCGATGGTTTTGGTCGAGATTAGAAAATGTTCTTTGTCGGGTGTGTCCAATTTCGTCTGTGTTGATCGATCGAGCTGTTATTCCGAGTTCTCATTGGGTTTTTTGAATGATAGGGTGAAAGTTAGAGCCTCTTGCAATGGGCTCTTGTGCTGCACCAGTGTCCCGAATCGCAGCATCTACTACGTCTGTAATCCGATGACGAGAGAGTGTAGGATGCTTCCTAGAAGTCGAGAAAGACCCGTCAGTCGATACCATCCAGACAACGAGGCCACCCTCGTAGGATTGGCAGCGGACCAATCCGCTCGAAAATTCAACGTTGTTTTGGCAGGTTTCTACCGTCCATTTGGCCGCAGGCCGCTTGATTGCCTGATTTGTCAGGTGTTTGATTCTGAGACTAATGCGTGGAAGCGGTTTGCTTCTTCATGCCACGATGAATTCACTCACATGAATCGGAACCAAGCTGTTTTCGCGTGCGGGTCTATCCATTGGTTGACATATGCCTGTTTGTATGTGCTTGTTCTGGATTTGGGCAATGAGGTTTGGAGGAAGATCCGTTTACCTGATGAAATTGCGAATGGTCCTAGTACCCGGGTTTATTTGTTGGAATTGGAAGGGAAGGTTTCCGTGATTCAGATTTCTGGTGTTTGGATGAGTATTTGGGTGCTGGTGGATTATGAGAGAGAGGAATGGGCCATTGTGGATAGAGTGAGCCTAAGGTGTATCAAAGCGTCCATACGAAGTGCATTCCCGATAAGTCAGACCAGAGATTTTGTTTTCTTGGCAACCCAAAATCAGATATTGGTATATGGTCGGAAGAATAAAGTGTGGAAGGTTGTGTATTCGGTGATGGGAACCGTTGCATATCCGTTGTGGTTCTCAGCTTATGCTTTCAGAAGCACACTGCTTTCTTGCCATGGAAGTCTTGAGAATCCTTAG